The sequence GGAATAGTAGATGTGAAGTTATCAAGAAATTACCTGAATGCTCCTATGTGTAGTGAGGGAAATAGACTAAACTGAAGCCTCATGACCTTAAAATATGCAAGCTTAGCATGTTCTTTTTCATTCCAAAAACAGTGACATCAATTGATTAACCTCAACTTAAAGATGGCCCCAAacaggaagaaataaaaagaaagctATCACACAAGAAGTTTGGCAACCGAACTGGTAAATAATACATATGAATCCTTATGAGATAACAACTATATAAACTCTGCCTGAGGAAACTATATAGTTGAAGAGATTCAGTATAAGGTATCAATTGCATAAGCATAAGATATATTTACCAATTGGCGAGCCGCCTAACCCTCCATGTTCTGAACTGAAGTGCGATGCAAACAACATCTACACAAAACCTGAAACACATTGTCAACAAATTTTAGTATCTTACAAAGCCTCCCCAGGATGAGATAGAGTTGACAGAGAAGAGTTTCATACCAATTGATAATTAGCGAGGGGGGCTTGCATACCTGAAAAGAGCATAGCAGAGCAAAAGTCCATACTACTGGAAAAAAAATCTCCATTTTCTAGTCGATATGAACCTGGCTACAAATCTCCACCGACGGCGGCTACGCAAGGGATGAATTTCAGTGCTTTGGATAATTAGTGAAATTGCATTTTTAGAAGGAAGCTACAATTTTCATGTGCTACATGACTACATACAGAGGGATACCTACTTGATTGCAGCTTTCAGGCTTGCCGACATCAATCCCAGGGAGAACTCTCTTTGCGCAACACACCTCAAGCTCATGTTTTTATTATCTCTGCTCATCCAAAGAAAATGAGAGCTATCTGAAACGAAAATTGAAATGAAACTGCTCCTGTTCTAGGGTACCGCCGATCATTATGCAAAGAAAAGATGCCCAAAAAAGGGAAACTGCTCCTGTTCTATGGTTCCAGGACAATCCGTACGCAGAGAAAAGATCAACCATAGATTTCTGGGAGGACTAACCGACCTTGAAGGCGATGATGTTGTTGGGGCCGCTCTCGTGTGGGAGAGTAAGGAGGAGGAGCTGCGCCTGCCCCCTCCCGCGAAGAAGAGGTTGGAGCCCCCTGCGGCTGCTTCTCCCCTACTTCAGATCGAGGTCGCGCTCGACAGATCGAGCTCCACCTGCTATGGCGACGAGGAGAAGAAGGTTCGGAGGTCCCCGATGGCTGGTGCCTCTATCCTCGCCGCTCATCCCTCCATTGCTGGCCTCCCCTACTGGCCGTCGAgctgcgggggaggggggagggggtggaggGAGGGGCGGAGTAGGAGGGGACGTCGGTGGGAGGAGGGGCAGCGatgggaggagaaggaggagggcgacaaggagggggcggcgagtgggacgggaggcggcggccagggttTCTCCACGGGAGTGGTTGCGATTTATACCCCTGGACGTAAAAGGACCAAAATGCCCTCGGTGGGGCACAGAATTTACAGGCGGTGGCACGGCGATTTAAAGGCGACGTGTATGGCTTCATCCTGCCTAGCGGTTCTCCAGGGTTTATAGGTTAAATTGCAATCTTATAAATAGTGTTCCTTAGTTCAGTTGTTGCTCAATAGAACATCTCAAAATATCTTCGAAAGAGTTCAATCAATTCTTGCGAGTTAACCCGCCGACAATGATTTATGTTTATTTGATACTCTGGGTGCATATATGCAGAAAATAAATCGTATTGGTTGCAGGTTATGATGCTAATATTGGACAAGGAAGCACTGGTGCAGCTACTGTAATCTGGAGGGATCTATCATATTGCCCGTGTCTTCTGTCTCATGTTGTGACTCGAGGCTGAAGAAACCGAAATTATTGCCTGACTGAAGGACTAAAAGTACCGACTACAGTTGTAATCCATCCCATCATTCAGATTGTTTGGCTGTTGTTTCTACTTTGAAGAATGCAGTGCACAATAAATCTCGACTTCACAATAGTGATGTGGAAACAAGGGAATAAATTTGTGAAGATTGCCAGCATGATTCTTATCGACTTGGTAAATTGTAAAACCATATAACAAAAAAAAATCTCAAACATGTTGTGTCTGGTTTTTGTCGCTAGCTTTTAAACAGTAGAATAGATACTCTTGGTATAGATTGGCAAGTGTCTGAACTGAACCAGAAAAGAAAATATATTTTGTATATACTGATCAGTGGGTAAGTCATGCAGGTTGCTCTGGCAATTAAAAATCTAGCTAATGGTCCGGTTATTCTTGAGGGGCTTTGTTCATGCATTTTTGCTTGAAGAAACATGTCTGCTACTTTGGGATGGTGCTTTTGCTTGAAGAAACATGTCTGCTACTTTGGGATGGTGCTCCAATGGTACACCGACACCATTTTGAGGCCCTTGACAGAAAATTGAGAGATATACTTTCAATGAACGGCAGCAACAAAAATGCTCTTCCTTTTGATATTCTACAATAGAAAAAAAACTTCTATGCTACATTGATTTGATCTCTCATACAAAAACAACAGCTGGACAAATCACAGCTAAACCGACGATGGGCAATTTCACGAGCACGGCAGGCCGCCGCGGCTTCGCACGGCTACTACAGTTTAGACCGGCAATGGGTGTGTATTGCTATGATTCAAGTAAGTTGTGTTATTGTACAAGCAGTGTTTATGGATGAATATATAGTTCTACTATTATGTTGATTATGGTATTTGTGGCCTTGCTATGGAAAAAAATCATCACATATAGAAACCACTAATGAAAGcttatttctttcatttttttcatcTCTTACACTTGTTCTCTATGGTGTGCATTCTCTTTATTCGGATACAACTTGCACAGACAGAATTCATGTTGCCATTCACTGCAAGAAAAACTGCATACGCTGAGTGGTCGGTTGTATGTTGAGTGTTACTTCATGGGGTGCTCAGCATAAAACCCAATTTGCCGAGCAAAAACTAGAAACACTCAGCATAATATTACCgactttccttcctcttcttgccggtCAACTATTTCTTTCGCTCTACTGATAACATCACACACGATGCACCACTCTGTCATAATGCACACACACACTCCGTATCCCACTACTTCGGCAAATCATTGCCTTGGGTCCCACTTCTATAGCTACATGGTCATGCGCACAACTTCCACCACTCCAGCCGATCTCAGTCATGTTTCCCGTCGTCTTCGACACTCCCTTTACTTGTCTCGTGCCTCTATCTGCTCACCCACGGTTGTATCATCGATCGACCACTTTGCCGAGGCATATCACTTTGCATCACTCCTACTTGCACACATTGTATAGTTGCCGAGTTTTTCTTATCTCCAAGTACCATGCACTAGGACATCAATATGATCATAATGTTGCAGTATAGCTAGAAAGACAAAAGAAGAGCCAAAAACAACTTTCCGCTGATTGAGTTGTGCCACGTTACCGAAAAAGCTCAcgccccactttatatataaagcatgtTGTGGTACGTTCAAAATAAGATttcggcgaccatggccaaggttAAATCAATCTCGCTTGAAGTTGAACAAGAAAATTAACACTCATTTGGCTAACAACAAGGACCACAAACAACATTCCAATTTAAAGAACAAACTGACTTTTGTCCTGTTCTGAGGAGAAGCACGAATTGGCTTCTAGCCACTATACGTAATAAAAAAATGGTGCATGGGAGGGGGGTAGGGGGGATGTTACGAAAGTTGCAATCCACATGAAAATGACAGAGGCATGACAAAGCAAAATAAAAGAGATATGTTAGCTACTCATATATTATCGCCAACGGAAAAATAAATCCTATGTAGCAACCGGCACACAGTATTAGAACAACTCAATTACAAGCAAAAAATGGTTCTTATGTGTGCGAGTACCAATTGCCTTAACAAGTTGTACAACTTCAACCCGAAAGAAATATTCTTGAACTTAATCATTTTACACGTTTGTACCACTAGCACCTAGTTGGCTAGCTACTAGGTACGTGTGTCCCGACTAGTACGACCTGACCTCTTCTCGGCCAATGAAGATGATGCAGTTATTTTCGTGCCACGAGATCAAATGACGATCGAAGTTCCTCCACATCGGCAGAGGTAATCTCAATCAGAAGAAATAACAGGCCGCGGACGATTATATCTGACTACCTCAACGCGCGCACATGTGCTTCGAATTTGACCAGTGTAATTCGTTGAGATATATTTTTTCTATGAAACTTTCCAAGCTTAGTTATACCTCAGAGAAGCAATCGATCATGTGCAGGCAGTATAAATACACAACGTACGCATGGTGGCAGTCTATCTCATCGTTACAGATATATCTTCCTTGATTAGTTTTGTAAGCTCTTCATCAGCGATGGAGTACTCGACGAAGCTAGTGGTGCTGCTCGTAGCTCTCATGTCGGCCATGGCGGTCACGGCCCAAAACTCGGAGCAGGACTTCGTGGACGCCCACAACGCGGCGCGCGCCGACGTGGGCCTTGGGGAGGTGACATGGGACGCTACGGTGGCAGCCTTCGCGCAGGACTACGCGGATCAGCGCCGCGGCGACTGCCAGCTGATCCATACTCCTGATGGCCGGCCGTACGGGGAGAACCTCTACGGAGGCGGCGGGACCGAGTGGACGGCGACGGACGCCGTGAATTCGTGGGTGTCGGAGAAGCAGTACTACGACCACGACAGCAACACCTGCTCGGCGCCCGAGGGTGAGTCGTGCGGGCACTACACGCAGGTGGTGTGGCGCGACTCGACGGCCATCGGCTGCGCCCGCGTCGTCTGCGACAGCGGCGACGGTGTGTTCATCATCTGCAGCTACAACCCGCCAGGCAACTTCCCCGGGGTGAGCCCGTACTAGGCTAtatgcatcatgcatgcatgcgaGCGTGCATGTACGTACGGCGTATTGCATAAATAAAATGATTAAGCTCTGATAACCACAGTGTGATCAGATGTGATATATAATTAACCAGCCGGCCGGATTTGAGGCCATATATTGTTTAGACCGGCTGTATATATGTACCGTTATGATTCAGGTAATAAGTTGTGTTATTGTATAAGCAGTGTTTATGGATGAATATATGGTTCTACTATTATACTGTGCATGGTATATGTGCCTTCCTGTGAAAAA comes from Triticum aestivum cultivar Chinese Spring chromosome 5B, IWGSC CS RefSeq v2.1, whole genome shotgun sequence and encodes:
- the LOC123117214 gene encoding pathogenesis-related protein PRB1-3-like, with the protein product MEYSTKLVVLLVALMSAMAVTAQNSEQDFVDAHNAARADVGLGEVTWDATVAAFAQDYADQRRGDCQLIHTPDGRPYGENLYGGGGTEWTATDAVNSWVSEKQYYDHDSNTCSAPEGESCGHYTQVVWRDSTAIGCARVVCDSGDGVFIICSYNPPGNFPGVSPY